A region of Acidimicrobiia bacterium DNA encodes the following proteins:
- a CDS encoding GGDEF domain-containing protein codes for MTDFRFPNGIVFVLIVGGVAFHGSASAGGSLALLAGVGRIISTGTAVSRNPTTFSAAVLEGLTLVALLLGFVILADALSRTIGALQEQALRDPLTGALNTRGFMELGERERLRVIREGLPLTVAYFDIDGLKEYNDRKGHQAGDLLLVEFAKATATTIRAYDVFGRLGGDEFALILPATDQQEAFGAVGRIHDQLGGKSAVVSVSVGVVTYATPTDPLEGLLQAADDLMYQAKQAGGNRLVGSVRSLESASVEEPVDLARLTEPD; via the coding sequence GTGACCGACTTCCGATTCCCGAACGGGATCGTCTTCGTCCTGATCGTCGGCGGGGTGGCCTTCCATGGCAGCGCCTCTGCCGGCGGTTCTCTAGCCCTTCTGGCGGGCGTCGGGCGGATTATCTCGACAGGTACGGCCGTCTCCAGGAATCCAACGACGTTCTCGGCCGCCGTTCTCGAAGGTTTGACGCTCGTAGCGCTCCTGCTCGGTTTTGTGATTCTCGCCGACGCCCTCAGCCGGACCATCGGCGCGTTGCAGGAACAGGCCTTGCGCGATCCACTCACCGGCGCGTTGAACACGCGCGGGTTCATGGAGCTGGGCGAGCGGGAGCGGTTGCGGGTCATCCGCGAAGGCCTTCCACTAACCGTAGCGTATTTCGACATCGATGGGCTGAAGGAATACAACGATCGGAAGGGCCATCAGGCAGGAGATCTCCTTCTGGTCGAGTTTGCCAAGGCAACAGCCACCACCATCCGGGCCTACGACGTCTTTGGCCGACTGGGTGGGGACGAGTTTGCCCTGATCCTCCCGGCCACCGATCAGCAGGAAGCGTTCGGCGCGGTAGGCCGGATCCATGATCAACTTGGGGGGAAGAGCGCCGTCGTGTCGGTGAGCGTCGGCGTCGTGACCTACGCGACACCCACCGACCCGCTCGAGGGTCTCCTGCAGGCGGCAGACGACTTGATGTATCAGGCGAAACAGGCCGGCGGTAACCGTCTGGTGGGTAGCGTCAGATCGCTGGAGTCGGCGTCAGTCGAGGAGCCTGTTGACTTGGCCAGGCTGACCGAACCGGACTGA
- a CDS encoding SRPBCC family protein — MKATKTVHVDATPEQVLSFMLDTTATPPGMTMEAVYESPDVVGNSYEWTFKMLGMPRKGVTVYTDYVPGERIAVRNFGAMEGTQTETVEPDNGGSKVTHEIDSCLAVPLISRFLDPMLRKGWEKNLEWGKREIEKRAKGKKATA; from the coding sequence ATGAAAGCCACCAAGACCGTGCACGTCGACGCGACGCCGGAACAAGTGCTCTCCTTCATGCTCGATACGACCGCCACCCCGCCGGGGATGACGATGGAGGCCGTGTACGAGAGTCCAGATGTTGTGGGCAACTCGTACGAATGGACTTTCAAGATGCTCGGCATGCCACGCAAAGGGGTGACGGTCTACACCGACTACGTCCCCGGCGAGCGAATTGCCGTCCGGAACTTCGGAGCGATGGAGGGAACCCAAACGGAGACCGTCGAGCCGGACAATGGTGGGTCGAAGGTGACCCACGAAATAGACAGCTGCCTTGCCGTCCCCTTGATCAGCCGTTTCCTCGACCCCATGCTGCGAAAGGGGTGGGAGAAGAACCTCGAGTGGGGCAAGCGGGAGATTGAGAAGCGGGCGAAGGGCAAGAAGGCAACCGCCTAG